The Clostridium aceticum genomic interval ATATAAGGATTTTAGGATCATTTAGCATAGCCTGTGCTATTCCCACCCGTTGGATCATACCTCCTGAGAATTTTTTCATCTTTTTATTTGTTACATCTTCTAATGCAACAAGCTTTAAAAGCTCTTTCACCTTTTCTTTGGCTAATTTACTCTCTATTCCCTTTAGAGCTGCTAGATATAGCAAGTACTGCTCAGGGCTATAGTTTTTATAATATCCGAATTGCTGGGGCAAATAGCCTAGTATATCTCGATAGGCCTCCCCCCTTTTAAAAATGTCTTGAGCATCATAAAGTATTTCTCCCGCGCTCGGGGAAAGCAGTGTGGTTATCATTTTAATTAAAGTTGTCTTCCCCGCTCCATTAGGCGCTAATAGACCATATACACCATTTTGAAATTCAAGATTGATATTTCTAAGAGCAGAAAAGCTCCCAAAATTTTTACTAACATTGTGTATCGTCAACATTTTAAATCACTCCTCCTAAGTTTCTAGATAATATTAGTTTCTTTAGATTTTTTATATAGATATAAATGCAGCCAACTATTATTGCTAAATATACATATACTGGAATATTGATAAGCAACACATTATAAAATTCTCTACTGAAAACCATTAGCAGTAAATTGACTGATAGCCAACCTCCTACTAAAAAATGTTTTGTAAAAGGTTTGTTTATTTTTATCATTCCATATAAAAACATTACAGAGAATACAAATAAAGACGTTGTGGAAATCATGAATGCAGTTAAAAAGTCCAATTGCTGATAGATCATTGTTACTAGGTAAACTATCAGCGTATTAGCTACAATACTAAAAATGCTAAATACCAGCATTCTAAAAGCCGCTAATTGATATATATTGTACTTGCAAGTCATTTCAAGATCATAGGTATCATTAAACTTTGTGTTAACAAAGGATACCAAAGCCATAGCTAAATACAAAAGGGGCGAACTAATAAATACAAAGGTATATATGCTTCCCTCATTCCCCCATAGCTTTTCAACTGCTCCTATCGATAGAAATACTAAAATTGATACCGTGACAAAAATAGTAAAAGCTATTTCTGTTGCATCATGAAATAAATGTCTTAGCCCTATTCTCAGATACATATTTCTTAAATAGCCATAAAAGGATTCCTTTGGCTTGATTCCTTCATAAATAATCTTCTGAATTTGTGACTCTATCGTGGTCTCATCAGGAAAATCTATATCGAGTTTACGCTTTGCCATAGTTACCATTCCTCCAAATCTTTTTTTATTTTTCTTATGGCAGAATAATACTTTGTTTTAACTGTAGATTCAGGGACTTGAAGTATCTCTGATATCTCCTTAAAAGTGTAGTCCGCAAAAAGCTTAAGCCTTAAGACTTGCTGATTAGAGATATCTAGTTTGTTTGCTATTTCCATAACCTTTTCAACATCTTCCTTGTATTCTACCGATATAGTAAAATCCTCATCATCTTCAATATCGTAATCATCAATTAATGTTACTAGGGAATTGTATTTGTAGTACTTTGATCGATAATAGTCTACAATTCGATAAGTGGCTATTCTATATACCCATGTTCTAAAAGAAGCCTTTCTTTCGTCATAGTTATCGATGGATTGTAGTACCCGTATAAAAATTTCTTGGGTCAGATCCAAAGATAATTCTTTATTTAAGGTTTGTTTGTATACATAAGCATACATTTCTTTATAATACTTAGCTATAAGCTGATTTGCTGCAGTTTTATTTGATTTCAACCTAATCTGCTTTATCCACTGTAACTCTTCAGTCATCTCTCATGCCTCACTTCCATAGAGAAGAATTAGGAACTCCTCTTAACTGCCTCATAATTATATTCGTACTAGATTAATAAATAGTTTTACCTAATTGAAAGTTTTTTTATATATAATCCATTATCTATTTCTTTTCTTATTTCCAAATAAATAAAAAACCCCTGAAAATAGCGTAAACACGCCATTATCAAGGGTTTATACATTTATTTTCTTGTCAGCAGAGCGACGGTTTCCACATAGGTTTTGATAGAATCATGATAATATTTAATGGTTTCAACCTTGAATCAGGAATGATTAATTATTAATCAACTCTGCTTTTATTAATAGACTTCTTATTGCTGCTAATGATTCTGCATGTGTTAGTGTACCTTTAGGGTCTAAAATTCCATTGCCTTTACCACTGAAGATTCCAGCATCTACAGTTCTTCTTACATAGGCTGTTGCCCAATCGGATACTTCATTACTGTCTACAAATAAAGATAGTTTATCTTCACTATTATCAAGAATTTTAACGATGTCCATGGCTTTTGCATACATTGTCATGGCCTCTTCTCTGGTGATGGTTGCACCTGGCTTGAAGGTTCCATCAGGATAACCTTTAATGATACCCCAATCATTTGCTATTAGTACACTTGTCAAATGCTTATTCTTGGCAAGATCTGTAAACCTATTCTCTAAAGTATGTCCTTCTCTATATAGACCCAATGCTCTTACTATATACTCTGCAAATTCTGCTCTTGTAACTGCTTTGTCTGCTTTAAAATTTTGATAATCTACTAATACAAGCCTTGAAGCCATATCATTTACAATTGCTTCTGACCAATGTCCTTTAACTTCATCTATGAAGACTGGACTCCAAATGATTGAATAGGAAGAGTTTGTAAGTGAGTTTAGTCTTGAATATGTCTTACCATCCTTTTGGAATATTTCTGTTGGTATATGGCTATAGGAACTATTTGCATTAGATACAATGCCTGTTGTAATCTTGTTTTTATCTACACCATTAGGAATTTCAATTATGCGCTGAGCATAAGTATTAAATCTATTAATTTTAACCTCCTTAAAGGTGCCGTAATCAGTCGATGTCCTTGCTATAATTTCAAATTTTACAGGTTCAACTACGATCTCATGACCTAATGCTTTTGCTTGTTCTTTGAGCATTTCACTTTCTATGGATGATGTTTTATCAATATTTAATTCAATGTCAATAGTGTGTAAGCTATCTGAAGGTACCCCCATTAATTCTGCGATTTTTTCAATTGCGAAGTTTTGTGCATCTAAGTGGTATTGAACTTGTTCTTCTATTATCGAAACTCTAAAGTCGTTGTCTTCCAGATTTTTAACAATATCTCCCGTCAGTAAGACTCTAGTAATATCCCCTGGGGTTGTTATAGAAAAAGAAACTTCTTTGTTCGTTTGATTTTCTTTTGCATATTCTTCTATTAGGCTATTTATCTGCTGGGAATCTACTACTAACTTTATTTCTCTATTACCGTCTATTTCTGTTATGGTTTCTGTGGCAAGTTTCTGAACTTGGTCTTGAGTGGTTATAATAACTTCTTTGTTATTTGATAGTGGTGTTGAATCACCCCCACCTCCACCACCTGATGAATTTCTTGGTGGTGCTACTGATTCAGCACGGGTTACTGTTACTGTGTATGTCTTTATGCTGCCATCCTGTGCTGTCACCTCTACTTTTACAGTATTTTCGCCTGCGTTTAGATTGATTGCCTGTGATGGCTGCCCACTTCCCACTACATATCCGTCTACTATTACTGTTGCTCCAGCATCAGCTACTATCGGCGTTATTTTTATATTTGTCACGTTATTGGCCACGTTTGCCACATAGCTTGTTGTACCATAGTGAAATTCAGGCGAAAGAGTACCTTGGCTTAATATTAAACTGTTTAAATTTGCATTATATGATACCCATCTGGCATAAATATGCATATCTGTAGTTATCGTTTCTTCAAAATTAAATTCTGTTGTAAAGCTATTATCGGTATACCATCCATCAAAGGTGTATCCAGCTTTGGTTGGATCTAAAGGTCTTGTTGCTTTTTGGTTATACGCTACTGTTTGATTTCCTACTGAACTTCCTCCATTTACATTAAAGTATACTGTGTAGGTTGGCTTTGAAGCTACTGTTATATTTGCCGATAATGGGCTTGTTCTATTATTAAGTTTGTTTTCATTTAGTGTAATGGTTCCCACTCCAGCACTGCTGAGATTACCATATACCTCTGCTGTTACTATTGTTTCACTATTATTTACTTGTCCTATATTTAGGTTGCTGAAAACTCCACCTAAATTTATATCTGATTTATATACAGAACCTATTACTGTATCATTAGATATATTTAAAGTAAATATCTGATTAAAATCTTCTGTAAACTCTACATTGTTTGGACTAGCTATCATTGTAATACTATCTTGAGGTGTTAACCACTTTGCATAAAGGGTTCTATTTTCTGTAACTCGATCTACTCCAAAGTTCCATTGGTTGATTAGCCCTGGATCTTTGTACCACCCTCCAAAGTTAAAGCCTGCTTTTGTTGGGTCTGGATCTGGTCTTATGGCTTTTTGGTTGTAGTCTACTGTTTGGTTGGATACTAAACTTCCTCCAGCTATATCAAAACTTACTGTATATTGGTTAATATTCCATTTAGCATAGAGGGTGATGTCTTCTGTTACTACATCTGTTGCAAAGTTCCATTGGTTGATTAGCCCTATATCTTTGTACCATCCACTAAAGGTATAGCCTTCGCGAGTTGAATCGACTGGCGCGGTGATGACGCTACCAAAATCCTGGGTGGTACCAGCCACAGCTGAACCACCGACACTGTCAAAGCTCACGGTATAGCTGTTTATGCTGTACTGGGCGGTAATTATGGTGTTGGCAGTGATGTTACTGAAATCACTTGGGCTCCAGCCGGTAAAACTGTAGCCGGTGCGACTCGGGTTGGTCGGGGCGGTGGCACTGCTGCCGTGCTCCACGGTTTCGGTTTTCAACACTGTGCTATTCCAATCGACAAAGGTCACTGTATAGCTGTTGATGCTGTACTGGGCGGTGATTGT includes:
- a CDS encoding ABC transporter ATP-binding protein, translating into MLTIHNVSKNFGSFSALRNINLEFQNGVYGLLAPNGAGKTTLIKMITTLLSPSAGEILYDAQDIFKRGEAYRDILGYLPQQFGYYKNYSPEQYLLYLAALKGIESKLAKEKVKELLKLVALEDVTNKKMKKFSGGMIQRVGIAQAMLNDPKILILDEPTAGLDPKERVRFRNLLTDLSRERIVILSTHIVSDVESIANEIIMIKDKEVLYKDSIRNICKVIEGMVYETEVDFHDASSFRKRYLSLSEKQEEGKMKIRFISKDAPISTWRTVSPNLEDVFLYIYNDDTLEKDNG
- a CDS encoding InlB B-repeat-containing protein, with protein sequence MVELQTNGGTIRDRVGNDLILTLNSVADTSVILVDTMAPTISTITNQEIVVGQNTGALPFTVSDNLTTSGSLSVSRDSSNTTAVPLANVVLGGSDAARTVTVTGANIGTSTIAIYVEDAAGNINVETFVVTVIPPSHTVNFVDWDGNLLKTESVQEGSSATAPANPSRTGYSFTGWSPSDFSNITADTTITAQYSINSYTVTFVDWNSTVLKTETVEHGSSATAPTNPSRTGYSFTGWSPSDFSNITANTIITAQYSINSYTVSFDSVGGSAVAGTTQDFGSVITAPVDSTREGYTFSGWYKDIGLINQWNFATDVVTEDITLYAKWNINQYTVSFDIAGGSLVSNQTVDYNQKAIRPDPDPTKAGFNFGGWYKDPGLINQWNFGVDRVTENRTLYAKWLTPQDSITMIASPNNVEFTEDFNQIFTLNISNDTVIGSVYKSDINLGGVFSNLNIGQVNNSETIVTAEVYGNLSSAGVGTITLNENKLNNRTSPLSANITVASKPTYTVYFNVNGGSSVGNQTVAYNQKATRPLDPTKAGYTFDGWYTDNSFTTEFNFEETITTDMHIYARWVSYNANLNSLILSQGTLSPEFHYGTTSYVANVANNVTNIKITPIVADAGATVIVDGYVVGSGQPSQAINLNAGENTVKVEVTAQDGSIKTYTVTVTRAESVAPPRNSSGGGGGGDSTPLSNNKEVIITTQDQVQKLATETITEIDGNREIKLVVDSQQINSLIEEYAKENQTNKEVSFSITTPGDITRVLLTGDIVKNLEDNDFRVSIIEEQVQYHLDAQNFAIEKIAELMGVPSDSLHTIDIELNIDKTSSIESEMLKEQAKALGHEIVVEPVKFEIIARTSTDYGTFKEVKINRFNTYAQRIIEIPNGVDKNKITTGIVSNANSSYSHIPTEIFQKDGKTYSRLNSLTNSSYSIIWSPVFIDEVKGHWSEAIVNDMASRLVLVDYQNFKADKAVTRAEFAEYIVRALGLYREGHTLENRFTDLAKNKHLTSVLIANDWGIIKGYPDGTFKPGATITREEAMTMYAKAMDIVKILDNSEDKLSLFVDSNEVSDWATAYVRRTVDAGIFSGKGNGILDPKGTLTHAESLAAIRSLLIKAELINN
- a CDS encoding RNA polymerase sigma factor translates to MTEELQWIKQIRLKSNKTAANQLIAKYYKEMYAYVYKQTLNKELSLDLTQEIFIRVLQSIDNYDERKASFRTWVYRIATYRIVDYYRSKYYKYNSLVTLIDDYDIEDDEDFTISVEYKEDVEKVMEIANKLDISNQQVLRLKLFADYTFKEISEILQVPESTVKTKYYSAIRKIKKDLEEW